In Marinobacter sp. LQ44, the following are encoded in one genomic region:
- a CDS encoding ABC transporter substrate-binding protein encodes MAKKTLRTLIGASLLAAASLVQAEETRVVAITQIVEHPALDAAHEGIKDELAERGYRVGENLRLMHESAQGNSAIASQIARKFVGESPDVIVAIATPSAQTVAAAARNIPVVFSAVTDPVAAKLVKSWEAPGANITGVSDMLPIEQHLDMLQRVMPDAKRIGTVYNPGEANAAALIDLLEERLAARDMQLVKGAATKTSEVLGAARSLVGKVDAIYLTTDNTVISAAEAVISVGERSKIPVFAADTATVERGAVAALGFNYYNHGRQTGAMVVRILEGASTADMPVETMEELDLYVNPAAGERMGITLSEDLIQDAKEVVKSDK; translated from the coding sequence ATGGCCAAGAAGACCTTGCGCACCCTGATCGGCGCTTCGCTGCTGGCAGCAGCAAGTCTGGTTCAGGCTGAAGAAACCCGTGTAGTTGCCATCACGCAGATTGTTGAGCACCCGGCGCTGGATGCCGCTCATGAAGGCATTAAAGATGAACTGGCCGAGCGCGGCTACCGCGTGGGTGAAAACCTTCGCCTGATGCACGAAAGCGCCCAGGGCAACTCAGCGATTGCCTCCCAGATTGCCCGCAAGTTCGTGGGTGAAAGCCCGGACGTGATCGTTGCCATTGCTACCCCATCTGCCCAGACCGTGGCCGCCGCGGCCCGTAACATTCCGGTTGTGTTCTCAGCAGTAACTGACCCTGTGGCCGCCAAACTGGTGAAAAGCTGGGAAGCTCCCGGCGCCAACATCACCGGCGTAAGCGACATGCTGCCCATTGAACAGCACCTGGACATGCTCCAGCGCGTCATGCCGGATGCCAAGCGCATCGGCACCGTTTACAACCCCGGTGAAGCGAATGCCGCCGCGCTGATCGATCTGCTCGAAGAGCGCCTGGCGGCCCGCGACATGCAACTGGTTAAAGGTGCTGCCACCAAGACCTCTGAAGTGCTGGGTGCGGCCCGCTCGCTGGTCGGCAAGGTAGATGCCATCTACCTGACCACCGACAACACCGTGATCAGTGCTGCCGAAGCGGTCATTTCCGTTGGCGAGCGGTCCAAAATTCCGGTATTCGCGGCAGACACCGCCACTGTTGAGCGTGGTGCGGTTGCCGCTCTTGGTTTCAACTACTACAACCATGGCCGCCAGACCGGCGCCATGGTTGTGCGCATTCTGGAAGGTGCCAGCACCGCCGACATGCCCGTTGAAACCATGGAAGAGCTGGACCTTTACGTAAACCCGGCCGCCGGTGAGCGCATGGGTATTACCCTGTCCGAAGACCTCATCCAGGACGCAAAAGAAGTCGTCAAAAGCGACAAGTAA
- a CDS encoding ABC transporter permease: protein MLSEIAFYGALETGLIYGLVAFGIYLSFRVLDFPDLTVDGSFPLGAAVAAVLILEGWNPWVATGFAALAGMAAGAVTAILNVKLNILNLLASILTMIALYSVNLRIMGRPNIALLSEETVLTPWYSLGLEFHQVPVILFLIVVAVSLVLLWRFMKSETGLAMRATGSNARMARAQGIATGGMIILGVALSNGLVGLAGALFAQSQGAADVTMGVGVIVIGLASLIGGEAVLTPSTVMRALLACVIGAIIYRLAIAFALNADVLGLQAQDLNLITAVLVTLAIVLPGVRTNLTNRFSRNKA, encoded by the coding sequence ATGCTCAGTGAAATCGCATTCTACGGTGCTCTTGAAACCGGCCTGATCTACGGCCTGGTTGCCTTTGGTATTTACCTCTCTTTCCGTGTTCTCGACTTCCCCGACCTGACAGTGGACGGCAGCTTCCCCCTGGGTGCCGCCGTAGCCGCCGTTCTGATCCTGGAAGGCTGGAACCCGTGGGTCGCCACCGGCTTCGCCGCGCTGGCAGGCATGGCGGCAGGTGCTGTGACAGCCATCCTGAACGTCAAACTCAACATCCTGAACCTGCTGGCCTCCATCCTGACCATGATTGCGCTGTACTCGGTAAACCTGCGCATCATGGGCCGGCCGAATATCGCATTGCTATCAGAAGAAACGGTGCTGACGCCCTGGTATTCCCTCGGCCTGGAGTTCCATCAGGTACCGGTGATTCTGTTCCTGATCGTTGTGGCGGTATCCCTGGTGCTGCTGTGGCGTTTCATGAAATCGGAGACCGGCCTGGCCATGCGCGCTACCGGTTCCAACGCCCGCATGGCGCGGGCACAGGGCATCGCCACTGGCGGTATGATTATCCTCGGCGTAGCCCTGTCTAACGGCCTGGTTGGCCTGGCCGGCGCCCTGTTCGCCCAGAGCCAGGGCGCCGCCGATGTCACCATGGGTGTGGGCGTGATTGTTATTGGCCTGGCGTCCCTGATTGGCGGCGAGGCGGTACTCACTCCGTCTACCGTTATGCGCGCCCTGCTGGCCTGCGTGATCGGCGCCATCATCTACCGTTTGGCCATTGCCTTCGCACTGAATGCAGACGTTCTTGGCCTGCAGGCCCAGGATCTGAACCTGATTACTGCGGTACTGGTTACCCTGGCGATTGTACTGCCTGGCGTTCGTACCAATCTCACTAACCGCTTCAGCCGCAACAAAGCCTGA
- a CDS encoding ABC transporter ATP-binding protein, protein MISATDLRLTFGKGTPLENPALRGMSLTVNQGEFVTVIGSNGAGKSTFLNALSGEVMVDSGQIIVDNQDVTRLPTHKRAARVARVFQDPLAGTCENLSIEENLALAIKRGQRRGLTTAVKSKYLPQFRDSLATLKLGLENRLGDKMGLLSGGQRQAVSLLMASLTPSSILLLDEHTAALDPKTANFVLELTQKIIEEQKLTALMVTHSMKQALEVGSRTVMLHQGQVVFDIAGKDREGLEVKDLLGLFEKQRGLAVDDDSLLLG, encoded by the coding sequence ATGATCAGCGCTACCGATCTACGGCTCACCTTCGGCAAGGGTACGCCACTGGAAAACCCGGCGTTGCGGGGTATGAGCCTGACCGTTAACCAGGGTGAGTTTGTGACCGTTATCGGCAGTAACGGGGCCGGCAAATCCACCTTCCTGAACGCCCTCTCGGGCGAGGTGATGGTGGACAGCGGCCAGATTATTGTCGACAACCAGGACGTTACCCGCCTGCCCACCCACAAACGGGCGGCGCGAGTGGCAAGGGTGTTCCAGGACCCCCTGGCCGGCACCTGTGAGAACCTGTCCATCGAGGAAAACCTGGCACTGGCCATCAAGCGCGGCCAGCGCCGTGGCCTCACCACAGCGGTAAAAAGCAAGTACCTGCCACAGTTCCGGGACAGCCTCGCTACCTTGAAACTGGGCCTGGAAAACCGCCTGGGCGACAAAATGGGCCTGCTCTCCGGTGGTCAGCGCCAGGCCGTCAGCCTGCTGATGGCCAGCCTCACACCCTCCAGCATCCTGTTGCTGGACGAGCACACCGCAGCCCTGGACCCGAAAACCGCCAACTTTGTTCTGGAACTCACACAAAAGATCATTGAAGAACAGAAGCTGACCGCCCTGATGGTCACCCACAGCATGAAACAAGCGCTGGAAGTGGGAAGCCGCACAGTCATGCTGCACCAGGGGCAGGTGGTGTTCGACATTGCCGGTAAAGACCGGGAAGGCCTGGAAGTAAAAGATCTGCTTGGCCTGTTCGAGAAACAGCGCGGGCTGGCAGTGGACGACGACAGCCTGTTGCTGGGCTAA
- a CDS encoding adenosylcobalamin-dependent ribonucleoside-diphosphate reductase has product MNAKAQAVITTIPMQEASLDIWHSKYQLKTKTGEAVDKDINATYERVAKALSEVENKNVRNKYMKEFLWALQNGAIPAGRITSNAGAEAHKPATSTINCTVSGSIQDSMNDILEKNHEAGLTLKAGCGIGYEFSTLRPRGAYVAGAGATTSGPLSFMDIFDRMCFTVSSAGGRRGAQMATFDVHHPDVIEFIQAKREDGRLRQFNLSLLITEDFIEAVRNGDDWHLSFPVTKKEVEDEGLDLNNAEQFLYRDFPVQDGYVVNEEGKVACRIYKTVKAQFIWDTIMTSTYDYAEPGFILIDKVNQMNNNWFCEDIRATNPCGEQPLPPYGSCLLGSVNLTKFVDYPFTDKASFNYEKYRKVVGIFTRMLDNVVEINGLPLAEQRHEITYKRRHGMGILGLGSTLAMLRMPYGSDDSVQFTEDVVREMAVEGWRQSLALAEEKGPAPIMEDEFEITPKMMNKCPDLAKDGYKVGDILKGKLLHAKYSRYMQQIGHVEPELVKKLAEKGGRFTHHTSIAPTGTISLSLANNASNGIEPSFSHHYARNIIREGRKTKEKVDVFSFELLAYRHLVNPGAMPFSEDEDKKLPSYFTTSDDVTPTQHVDIQAAAQKWVDSSISKTANVPTDFAYQDFKGIYLYAYDKGLKGCTTFRFNPEAFQGVLVKEKDLENTLYEFTLDDGSKVTLKGNEQVEYDGETHTAANLFDALKEGTYGKY; this is encoded by the coding sequence ATGAACGCTAAGGCACAGGCAGTGATCACAACGATTCCCATGCAGGAAGCGTCGCTTGATATCTGGCACAGCAAGTACCAGCTGAAGACCAAGACAGGCGAAGCGGTCGACAAAGACATCAACGCAACTTACGAGCGCGTTGCCAAGGCCTTGTCGGAAGTGGAGAACAAGAATGTACGCAACAAGTACATGAAGGAGTTTCTCTGGGCCCTGCAGAACGGTGCCATTCCGGCTGGCCGGATCACCTCCAACGCCGGTGCGGAAGCTCACAAGCCTGCCACCTCCACCATCAACTGCACGGTATCCGGCAGTATCCAGGATTCGATGAACGACATCCTGGAGAAAAACCACGAAGCGGGCCTTACCCTCAAGGCCGGTTGTGGTATCGGTTATGAGTTCTCAACCCTGCGCCCCCGCGGTGCCTACGTCGCCGGCGCCGGCGCCACCACTTCCGGCCCGCTGTCGTTCATGGATATCTTCGACCGCATGTGCTTCACCGTATCGTCTGCCGGTGGCCGCCGCGGTGCCCAGATGGCCACCTTCGATGTACACCACCCCGACGTCATCGAATTCATCCAGGCCAAGCGTGAAGACGGCCGCCTGCGCCAGTTCAACCTGTCTCTGCTGATCACCGAAGACTTCATCGAAGCCGTACGCAACGGCGACGACTGGCACCTCTCCTTCCCCGTCACCAAGAAGGAAGTGGAAGACGAAGGCCTGGACCTGAACAACGCCGAGCAGTTCCTGTACCGCGATTTCCCGGTTCAGGACGGCTACGTGGTAAACGAAGAAGGCAAAGTGGCCTGCCGCATCTACAAGACGGTGAAAGCCCAGTTCATCTGGGACACCATCATGACCAGCACCTACGACTACGCCGAGCCAGGCTTCATCCTGATCGACAAAGTTAACCAGATGAACAACAACTGGTTCTGCGAAGACATCCGCGCCACCAACCCCTGTGGTGAACAGCCCCTGCCCCCATACGGCAGCTGCCTGCTGGGCTCCGTGAACCTGACCAAGTTTGTGGACTACCCGTTCACCGACAAAGCCAGCTTCAACTACGAGAAGTACCGCAAGGTAGTGGGCATCTTCACCCGCATGCTGGATAACGTGGTGGAAATCAACGGCCTGCCGCTGGCCGAGCAGCGCCATGAAATCACCTACAAGCGCCGCCACGGCATGGGCATCCTGGGCCTGGGTTCTACCCTCGCCATGCTGCGCATGCCCTACGGCTCTGACGATTCCGTGCAGTTCACCGAAGACGTGGTACGGGAAATGGCCGTGGAAGGCTGGCGCCAGTCTCTGGCCCTGGCTGAAGAGAAAGGCCCGGCGCCCATCATGGAAGACGAGTTTGAAATCACGCCCAAGATGATGAACAAGTGCCCGGACCTGGCCAAAGACGGGTACAAAGTGGGCGACATCCTCAAAGGCAAGCTGCTGCACGCCAAGTACAGCCGCTACATGCAGCAGATTGGCCACGTTGAGCCGGAACTGGTGAAAAAGCTGGCCGAGAAAGGTGGCCGTTTTACCCACCACACCTCCATCGCGCCTACTGGCACCATCAGCCTGTCGCTGGCCAACAACGCCAGTAACGGCATTGAGCCAAGCTTCTCGCACCATTACGCCCGGAACATCATCCGTGAAGGCCGTAAAACCAAAGAGAAAGTGGACGTATTCAGCTTCGAGCTGCTGGCCTACCGCCATCTGGTCAATCCCGGCGCTATGCCCTTCTCCGAAGACGAAGACAAAAAGCTGCCCAGTTACTTCACCACCTCCGATGATGTAACCCCCACGCAGCACGTGGATATTCAGGCAGCGGCACAGAAATGGGTAGATTCCTCCATTTCCAAAACCGCCAACGTGCCCACAGACTTCGCGTACCAGGACTTCAAAGGCATTTACCTGTACGCCTACGACAAGGGCCTGAAAGGCTGCACCACCTTCCGCTTCAACCCGGAAGCCTTCCAGGGCGTACTGGTTAAAGAGAAAGACCTTGAAAACACCCTGTACGAATTCACCCTGGACGATGGCAGCAAAGTGACCCTCAAGGGCAACGAACAGGTAGAGTACGACGGCGAAACCCACACCGCCGCCAACTTGTTTGATGCGCTTAAAGAAGGCACTTACGGAAAATATTGA
- a CDS encoding NrdJb, whose protein sequence is MTVKISNKIVGYRVKKADTETPNEHQAPVIAETKPVEMNENIERPDFLLGTTYKIKPPVAEHAMYITINDILLNEDTDHESRQPYEVFINSKSMEHFQWVIALTRVISAVFRKGGDVTFLVEELRSVYDPNGGYFKKGGVFMPSLVAEIGAVIEKHLKAIGLLESDELSETTKRILAEKRAEFEASQNKATNDDSGSDYPANATMCGKCSTKAVIVMDGCATCLSCGDSKCG, encoded by the coding sequence ATGACAGTGAAAATCAGCAACAAGATTGTCGGCTACCGAGTCAAGAAAGCCGACACGGAAACCCCGAACGAGCATCAGGCACCGGTGATAGCTGAAACCAAGCCGGTGGAGATGAACGAAAACATCGAACGGCCGGATTTCTTGCTGGGCACCACCTACAAGATCAAACCGCCGGTGGCTGAGCACGCGATGTACATTACCATCAATGACATCCTGCTGAACGAAGACACCGACCACGAAAGCCGGCAGCCGTATGAAGTGTTCATCAATTCCAAATCCATGGAACACTTCCAGTGGGTTATCGCCCTCACCCGCGTAATCTCGGCGGTATTCCGCAAAGGCGGCGACGTAACCTTCCTGGTGGAAGAGCTGCGCAGCGTGTACGACCCCAACGGCGGCTACTTCAAGAAAGGCGGCGTGTTCATGCCATCACTGGTTGCCGAAATCGGCGCCGTGATCGAGAAACACCTGAAGGCCATCGGCCTGCTGGAAAGCGACGAGCTGAGTGAAACCACCAAGCGCATCCTCGCCGAGAAACGCGCCGAGTTCGAAGCCAGCCAGAACAAAGCCACCAACGACGACAGCGGCAGCGACTACCCCGCCAACGCCACCATGTGCGGCAAGTGCAGCACCAAAGCGGTGATTGTGATGGACGGATGCGCCACCTGCCTGTCTTGCGGCGACAGCAAGTGCGGTTGA
- a CDS encoding IS110 family transposase produces the protein MNVTTIGIDLAKTVFSIHGTNQHGKVVVRKRLNRPKLLAFFAQLPPCLIGMEACSGAHYWARELTKLGHDARIIAPRFVAPYRKSSKNDDNDAEAICEAVSRPNMRFVPVKTEDQQAVLCLHRIRRGLTKERTAQINQIRGLLAEFGLIIPQGRYHARHRIPEILEDAENGLPMLARRLLNNINQRILQLDEEILAYDREIEAMARRDEQAKRLMAIPGIGPQTATAILASAPDPRQFKSGRHFAAWLGLVPRQYSTGGKPRLGRITKRGDKYLRTLLIHGTRAVIAKLDDKHDQLSEWAKGLVERRGYKRAAVALAAKNARIIWALLMNQTEFKTQPAEG, from the coding sequence ATGAATGTTACAACCATTGGCATCGATCTGGCGAAAACTGTGTTCAGTATTCATGGCACCAATCAACACGGCAAGGTCGTGGTTCGCAAACGGCTCAATCGCCCCAAACTGTTGGCGTTCTTCGCACAACTGCCGCCGTGCCTGATCGGCATGGAAGCCTGTTCCGGTGCCCATTACTGGGCTCGGGAGTTAACCAAACTCGGCCACGATGCCCGGATCATTGCGCCCCGCTTTGTCGCTCCGTATCGCAAGAGCAGCAAGAACGACGACAACGATGCCGAGGCCATCTGCGAAGCCGTCAGCCGGCCCAATATGCGCTTTGTTCCAGTTAAGACTGAGGACCAACAAGCGGTACTGTGCCTTCACCGCATTCGCCGTGGGTTAACCAAAGAGCGCACAGCCCAGATCAATCAGATTCGCGGGCTGTTAGCCGAGTTCGGACTGATCATCCCCCAGGGGCGCTATCATGCCCGACACCGGATTCCCGAAATCCTGGAAGATGCCGAAAACGGTTTACCCATGCTGGCCCGGCGTTTACTCAACAACATCAACCAGCGCATTCTCCAGCTCGATGAAGAGATCCTGGCCTATGACCGGGAAATCGAAGCCATGGCCCGGCGCGACGAGCAGGCCAAACGGTTGATGGCCATTCCCGGCATCGGCCCACAAACAGCCACTGCGATATTGGCCAGTGCGCCGGATCCCAGACAGTTCAAAAGCGGACGACACTTTGCCGCCTGGCTCGGGCTCGTGCCCAGGCAGTACTCGACCGGAGGCAAGCCCCGGCTGGGTAGAATCACCAAGCGCGGGGACAAGTACCTGCGAACACTATTAATCCACGGCACTCGAGCGGTGATTGCCAAACTCGACGACAAACACGATCAACTCAGCGAGTGGGCCAAAGGGTTGGTGGAACGCCGCGGCTACAAACGAGCCGCCGTGGCATTGGCCGCCAAGAATGCCCGGATTATCTGGGCACTGTTGATGAACCAAACTGAGTTTAAAACACAGCCTGCAGAGGGCTGA